A genome region from Populus alba chromosome 3, ASM523922v2, whole genome shotgun sequence includes the following:
- the LOC118028772 gene encoding uncharacterized protein — protein MYSNIVATGAFAWAPSSGVPAGSGVDPGTSNADIVDDGLEEGSGDSEEDVNPDFQTDMARMVGEINMSTSSNTKSSGKRKGRDHADVRCRKKKTSGIGVQLMTRCNHLLESMSTKSDSTSINLDREGCSIPEVIAELHSIPGVSIEDDFHDFATEFLISRRKR, from the coding sequence ATGTATTCCAACATTGTCGCAACTGGAGCGTTTGCATGGGCTCCTTCATCAGGTGTACCTGCCGGCAGTGGTGTTGATCCTGGTACAAGCAATGCCGACATTGTTGATGATGGTTTGGAAGAGGGCAGCGGTGATTCGGAGGAAGATGTCAATCCAGATTTCCAGACTGACATGGCTCGAATGGTTGGAGAGATAAATATGTCAACCAGCAGCAATACAAAAAGCagcggcaaaagaaaaggacgaGATCATGCCGATGTGCGAtgtagaaagaagaaaacatctgGAATTGGTGTTCAGCTGATGACAAGGTGCAATCATCTTCTTGAGAGTATGTCGACTAAGAGTGATTCGACGTCGATTAATTTGGATCGCGAAGGCTGTAGCATCCCCGAGGTGATAGCTGAGCTGCACTCAATTCCTGGAGTTTCAATTGAAGATGACTTCCACGACTTCGCTACGGAGTTTCTCATTTCAAGAAGGAAAAGATAA